GCAACAGGGACACAGCGGCGAAGACCGCACCAATGGCCAGATCGTCGGAAATGGTGATGCGGATGCCGAACAGCGGGAACACCACCACCTGCGTCGTCACCGCCAAGGCATAGCCAATGACCACATTGGCGACAGCCTCTATCAGCGACATGCGAGGGCTTTGGCGCATTCATCTAATCCATTGAAACTGATTGATTAATCGACTTGATAAGCCTGCGGGACAGAGCGTAACTGGCTCCACCACAACGAAGGAGCCGAACGATGAAAACCCGCGACGAAGCCCTGGCGAACATCGCCGCCACCATCCTGGATCTGGAAACCTTGGACACCCGCAACAGCGACCGCCAGGACTTCCACGAACTGGCGGTTTGGCAAATTAAGAAGGCCCTGGAAGCCGCCTATGCCGCCGGGCGGGAGGCCAAGTAACATGGCCCTGACCGTCCGCCCCACCGCAGCGCTGAAGGCCCATCCACAGTGGTCGCAGACCGACTTCGAGTACTTCCGGGGCAAGGGCTATTCCAACCCGCAGATCCTGGAATTTTGGGAGCGCGACCTGCGCTTGGGGTGCAAGCCGGTGAACTGGAAGCCCACCGACTGCAAGTACCAGACCTCGCTGCGCCGGATCACCCGGCGTTGATCGCCTTCCCGGCGGCGACTTCCTCGAAACTCCGGCCATCCCCGTCCAGCACGGCCTTCTGCCCGGTCAGCTTCTGCCAGCGCCCGACGATCACGTCGGCATAGGCCGGGTTCAATTCCATGGCAAAGCAGATGCGCCCTGTGGTCTCGGCAGCGATCACCGTGGTGCCGCTGCCCGCGAACGGCTCGTACACCCCGTCGCCCTCGGCGCTGTTGTTGAGGATCGGGCGGCGCATGCATTCCACCGGCTTCTGGGTGCCGTGAACCGTTGCTTCGTCCTCGTCGCCGTTGTTGCCGATGGCCCAAACGGTGGCCTGATCCCGAGCGCCCTGCCAATGGCCGGTGCCGTTCTTGCGTACGGCATACCAGCAGGGCTCGTGCTGCCAGTGGTAATCACCACGGCCCAGGACGAAGCGGTTCTTCGACCAGATGATCTGGGCGCGGATTTTGAAGTCGTTGGCTTCCAGGCTGTCGGCGACCACTTTGGCGTAGATCGCCGCGTGCCAGACATAGGCGACCTCGCCAGGGAACAGCGCCCAGGCTTCGCTCCAGTCGGCACGGTCATCGTTGGCCACCTTACCGGTGCGGGTGGTGGACGACACCCCTGCCTCGTTCCGCCAAGTGGGATCGTATTCCACCCCGTAAGGTGGATCTGTGGTCATCAGATGCGGCACTGCCCCGGCCAACAGGCGCTCCACGTCGGTGGCGCTGGTGCTGTCGCCGCACAGCAGGCGGTGGCGACCCAATATCCACAAATCGCCGGGCCGCGTCACCGGATCGGCGGGCGGCTCGGGGATTTCATCTTCACCGGCCTCGCCATCCCCATCGCCTTCGTCGTCGAGGGGCGCCATCAGGGCGTCCAGTTCCTCTTCCGAGAAACCGATCAGATCCAGGTCATAACCCTCGGCATTGAGTGCGTGCAGTTCCGCCGACAGGGTTTCATCGTCCCACCCGGCATTCAGGGCCAGCTTGTTGTCGGCCAGGATGTAGGCGCGGCGTTGGGCTTCGGTCAGATGATCGAGAATCACCACCGGCACCGTGTCCAGCCCCAGGGATTTGGCGGCGGCCAGTCGGCCATGCCCGGCGATGACGTTGCCCTGGCTGTCGGCCAGCACCGGATTGGTCCAGCCGAACTCGACAATGCTGGCAGCGATCTGGGCCACCTGGACGTCCGAATGGGTCCGCGCATTGCGGCCATAGGGGATCAGCCGGTCGATGGGCCAAGGCTCGACCGTGTCGGGAAACGGATGGTTCATTGTCGTTTTCCAGCGTTCTGGATGCGGCGGCCCAGCCAAGTCATCACCGGCACGGCCATGGAATTGCCCAGTGCCCGATAGCGCGGGCCGTCGGGGCAGTCTCCAGCCACCTTCCGCCGCCAGGGGATCATGGTGTAATCGTCAGGGAAACCTTGGAGCCGCTCGCATTCCCGAGGCGTCAGGCGGCGCACCGCCATGCCGGGGGAATGGACGGCAAAGGGCGATTTCTCAAAGGCCCGCAGGCAGTCGGTATGATCCACGGCAATGCCGAGCGACGATTGGGTATTACCGCTCTTGTGCATGTTGAACGCCACGGCGTGCTGCTTGCCCGCCTGCAACGTGAACATGGGATCGCCGTCACCACCGATGCCGATTCCGGCACGGGGATCCGTGGTGCTGATGCCCGTGCGGGCACCTGCTTCCAGAATGGGAAACGCAACCGGCACCAAGGGCGTGCCGCGCCCGGTCCCATCTTCCGAAGCATCGAAGCCCTCGCCGCGCAGGGAATGGGTGACCAGGGTGTCGATGTCGGGCCGGTGAGCGAGGTTCGCCTTGGCCCGCAGGGTGTGGGCGATCAGGGTGTCGGTGCAGTCGCTATCGACGCCACGGGACAGGTCGCGAGCCCGCAATGTGGTGGCGACGAAAGTCTCGGTCTCGAAATCCATCCGCCCGCTGGCCGAGGCACAGGCGTTGAGCGCCGTGGCGATGTCGATGGGGCCGGAGGTATTGTTGCCGCCGAACGCCTCGGCGATCAATCCGCCGCTGGTGGCGAATGACGTTTCGCCGCTGCGGCCAGCGCGAGCATCAAGCGTGGGGGCAACTGCTTGTTCCGCTTCTCGGCGCGGCGGATGATCCCGGCGCACGCCTTCGCGCTCAAAAAGTACTTGGACGGGATCGGCCCGCTCTCGAGCACCTGCGATAACGAACACACGGCGGCGGCGTTGGGCCAGGCCGAAATATTGGGCGTCGAGCACCCGCCACGCGACTGTACGCGTGGGTCCAAACACAATACCAGCGTCCGACCATTTGCCCCCTGGCGGGACAACCGGACCATCTTCTCCGGCCAGTCCGCCCAGAAGGCATCCGAAGGCGTTGTCGCGGGTGGAGAGGACTCCTGGGACGTTTTCCCAAACAACCCAAGCTGGATCGATGGCATCGGCGAGTTCCACGAATTTGAGGGCAAGATTGCCGCGGGAATCGTTCAGCGACTTGCGCAGACCCGCCACCGAGAAGGCTTGGCAGGGCGTCCCGCCCACCAGCACGTCGATCTTCCCCCGCCATGCCGAACCGTCGATGGCGGTCATGTCGCCCAGGTTGGGAATAGCCGGATAGCGTTGGGCCAGTATGGCGGACGGGAACGGTTCGATCTCGGCGAAAAATGCCGCCCGCCAGCCCAACGGCTCCCACGCCGCCGTCGCCGCCTCGATTCCGCTGCACACCGAGCCGTAAACCAAGCCCTGGGCGTGCGGCATCGAGCCGAGCGCCGGGGATACCGGCTCGGTGTGAGCAAGCTGCATGATTGTCGCCGTGGTACGGGTGGTACAGGGGTGGTAGCCACAAGCCCGGCTACCGGGGGGCTACCACCCAGCCGGAAAGCTCGAAAGGCGCGCTGTCCTTGGACAAACGCGCCTTTCGGGGTGGTAACTGGTACGGGGTGGTAGCCTTGATTTTTCGGCTGTCGCTAGCGAAGTTCGGCGCTGTTGCCCCCCGCATAGCAAATGTGCCAGGGAGGACCCGCGATATACGCGCTACCCCGCCCTGGTTCGTTCTAATCTTTCGCCCGACCGGGGCGGCGGATCATCATGTGATCGTGTTCGCCGCCCCTCTTGAGCATGTCCAACTATTACCTCAATTCGCCCTCTCCGGTCGCGTAGGAAAGTGTCTCGTTTTTCGCTTTACTGCATCTTACGAAC
This is a stretch of genomic DNA from Magnetospirillum gryphiswaldense MSR-1 v2. It encodes these proteins:
- a CDS encoding DUF7220 family protein, whose product is MRQSPRMSLIEAVANVVIGYALAVTTQVVVFPLFGIRITISDDLAIGAVFAAVSLLRGFVLRRVFERIR
- a CDS encoding DUF6900 domain-containing protein, which encodes MKTRDEALANIAATILDLETLDTRNSDRQDFHELAVWQIKKALEAAYAAGREAK
- a CDS encoding site-specific DNA-methyltransferase, encoding MNHPFPDTVEPWPIDRLIPYGRNARTHSDVQVAQIAASIVEFGWTNPVLADSQGNVIAGHGRLAAAKSLGLDTVPVVILDHLTEAQRRAYILADNKLALNAGWDDETLSAELHALNAEGYDLDLIGFSEEELDALMAPLDDEGDGDGEAGEDEIPEPPADPVTRPGDLWILGRHRLLCGDSTSATDVERLLAGAVPHLMTTDPPYGVEYDPTWRNEAGVSSTTRTGKVANDDRADWSEAWALFPGEVAYVWHAAIYAKVVADSLEANDFKIRAQIIWSKNRFVLGRGDYHWQHEPCWYAVRKNGTGHWQGARDQATVWAIGNNGDEDEATVHGTQKPVECMRRPILNNSAEGDGVYEPFAGSGTTVIAAETTGRICFAMELNPAYADVIVGRWQKLTGQKAVLDGDGRSFEEVAAGKAINAG
- a CDS encoding DNA cytosine methyltransferase: MQLAHTEPVSPALGSMPHAQGLVYGSVCSGIEAATAAWEPLGWRAAFFAEIEPFPSAILAQRYPAIPNLGDMTAIDGSAWRGKIDVLVGGTPCQAFSVAGLRKSLNDSRGNLALKFVELADAIDPAWVVWENVPGVLSTRDNAFGCLLGGLAGEDGPVVPPGGKWSDAGIVFGPTRTVAWRVLDAQYFGLAQRRRRVFVIAGARERADPVQVLFEREGVRRDHPPRREAEQAVAPTLDARAGRSGETSFATSGGLIAEAFGGNNTSGPIDIATALNACASASGRMDFETETFVATTLRARDLSRGVDSDCTDTLIAHTLRAKANLAHRPDIDTLVTHSLRGEGFDASEDGTGRGTPLVPVAFPILEAGARTGISTTDPRAGIGIGGDGDPMFTLQAGKQHAVAFNMHKSGNTQSSLGIAVDHTDCLRAFEKSPFAVHSPGMAVRRLTPRECERLQGFPDDYTMIPWRRKVAGDCPDGPRYRALGNSMAVPVMTWLGRRIQNAGKRQ